The following are encoded in a window of Limibacter armeniacum genomic DNA:
- the dtd gene encoding D-aminoacyl-tRNA deacylase — MIAVIQRVSEANVTIENQVKGEIAQGLMVLLGIGHDDSQEDIDWLVKKVVNMRIFSDKDDKMNLSLMDVNGGLLLISQFTLHASTKKGNRPSFIEAAKPDIAIPLYEKTIQAFEKSMGKPIQTGEFGADMKVGLVNDGPVTIVVDTKNKQ; from the coding sequence ATGATTGCAGTAATTCAGCGAGTTAGTGAAGCAAATGTTACGATTGAGAATCAAGTCAAGGGAGAGATAGCACAAGGCTTAATGGTTTTGTTAGGAATAGGACATGATGATAGTCAGGAAGATATTGATTGGCTCGTAAAGAAAGTCGTGAATATGCGCATATTCAGTGATAAGGATGATAAAATGAATCTTTCATTGATGGATGTAAATGGAGGGCTGTTGTTAATTAGTCAGTTTACACTGCACGCTAGTACAAAGAAAGGTAATAGGCCGTCTTTTATTGAGGCTGCTAAGCCTGATATAGCAATTCCTCTATATGAAAAAACCATTCAGGCTTTTGAAAAGAGTATGGGTAAACCTATTCAGACAGGTGAGTTTGGTGCAGATATGAAAGTAGGACTTGTAAATGATGGTCCTGTTACAATAGTGGTTGATACGAAGAACAAGCAATAA
- a CDS encoding fumarate hydratase has product MADFSYQKPFPLGEDKTEYRLVSKDYVSTIEVDGEKVLKVDPKALEVLAEQAMADVSFYLRPSHLQKLAKILDDPEATDNDRFVAYTLLQNAVTAAEGQLPSCQDTGTAIVMAKKGENVWTKANDAEYLSKGIFNTYQNRNLRYSQVVPLTMFEEKNTGTNLPAQIDIYAESGSKYEFLFLAKGGGSANKTFLYQKTKALLNEESLAEFIQEKIKDLGTAACPPYHLAVVIGGTSAEANLATVKKASAGYFDNLPTEGNMGGQAFRDIEWEEKVQEICQKSHIGAQFGGKYFTHDVKVIRLPRHAASCPVGIGVSCSADRNIKAKITEEGLFVEQLEMDPRRFLPEQAPHLEKPVEVDLNRPMDEVLKELSNYPIKTRLNLKGTLIVARDIAHARIKEMLDKGEPMPEYFKNHPIYYAGPAKTPEGMPSGSFGPTTAGRMDPYVEPFQAKKGSMIMLAKGNRSAAVRQACEKHGGFYLGSIGGPAAILAKENIKSVEVVDFEDLGMEAIRKIEVENFPAFIICDDKGNDFFAEL; this is encoded by the coding sequence ATGGCTGATTTTTCTTACCAGAAGCCTTTCCCATTGGGAGAGGACAAGACTGAATACCGATTGGTTTCAAAGGACTACGTATCAACAATTGAAGTGGATGGCGAAAAAGTCCTTAAGGTAGATCCAAAGGCTTTGGAAGTACTGGCTGAGCAAGCAATGGCTGATGTTTCATTTTACTTACGTCCGTCTCACCTACAAAAGCTTGCTAAAATTCTAGATGATCCTGAAGCGACAGATAACGACCGTTTTGTAGCTTATACACTGCTTCAAAATGCTGTAACTGCTGCAGAAGGACAACTTCCTAGCTGCCAAGATACAGGTACAGCCATCGTTATGGCTAAAAAAGGCGAAAATGTATGGACAAAGGCTAACGATGCTGAATACCTTTCAAAAGGCATTTTCAATACCTACCAGAACCGCAACCTTCGCTATTCTCAAGTGGTTCCTTTAACCATGTTTGAGGAAAAAAATACTGGTACCAACCTTCCTGCACAAATTGATATCTATGCAGAAAGCGGCAGTAAGTATGAATTCCTGTTCTTGGCTAAAGGTGGAGGTTCTGCCAACAAGACTTTCTTGTACCAAAAAACAAAAGCCCTTCTAAATGAAGAGAGCTTAGCTGAATTTATTCAGGAAAAGATCAAAGACCTGGGTACAGCTGCATGTCCTCCATATCACTTGGCTGTAGTAATCGGTGGTACTTCAGCTGAAGCCAACCTTGCTACAGTTAAGAAAGCTTCGGCTGGATATTTTGATAACCTGCCAACAGAAGGAAACATGGGTGGACAGGCTTTCCGTGACATTGAATGGGAAGAGAAAGTACAAGAGATCTGTCAAAAGAGCCATATCGGAGCACAGTTTGGTGGTAAGTACTTTACACATGATGTAAAGGTAATTCGTTTGCCTCGTCACGCTGCATCATGCCCGGTCGGGATTGGTGTAAGCTGTTCTGCTGACCGTAATATTAAGGCGAAAATCACTGAAGAAGGACTTTTCGTAGAACAGTTAGAAATGGATCCAAGACGTTTTCTTCCTGAGCAAGCTCCTCACCTTGAGAAGCCTGTTGAAGTTGACTTGAACAGACCAATGGATGAAGTACTGAAAGAACTGTCTAATTATCCGATCAAAACTCGCCTGAACCTCAAAGGGACACTGATCGTTGCTCGTGATATTGCACATGCACGTATCAAGGAAATGCTGGATAAGGGTGAACCTATGCCAGAATATTTCAAAAACCACCCTATATATTATGCAGGTCCTGCTAAAACACCTGAAGGAATGCCTTCTGGAAGTTTCGGACCAACAACAGCAGGAAGAATGGACCCATATGTAGAGCCATTCCAAGCTAAAAAGGGGTCAATGATCATGCTTGCAAAAGGTAACCGTTCCGCTGCTGTTCGTCAAGCTTGTGAAAAGCATGGTGGTTTTTACCTTGGCTCTATCGGAGGACCTGCTGCGATCCTTGCTAAAGAAAACATCAAGTCTGTTGAAGTAGTAGACTTTGAAGATCTAGGTATGGAAGCAATTCGTAAGATTGAAGTAGAAAACTTCCCTGCCTTCATTATCTGTGATGACAAAGGAAATGACTTCTTTGCGGAGCTATAA
- a CDS encoding FAD:protein FMN transferase — protein sequence MDNRTKNIVYSVVLFALMGAVWLYRQNSEPEKTTHFLIEGQTMGTIYHIKYIDLEGRMLKDEVDSLLVVFNQSLSTYIKDSEISRFNDNDSLVYESQFFYPILKSSYEIYENTNGAFEPTVLPLVKAWGFGPGKRQELNEEKVDSLMSYIGMDKVQFDDHQVKKTEKGVQLDFSALAKGYGVDVVAQLLDKKGIKDYMVEIGGEVVCRGVNEKGDVWAIGIDNPKYQEEGGKAASAIVKLKDKALATSGNYRNFYIKDGKKYAHTLDPRTGYPVQHSLLSASVFAPDCMTADAYATAFMVLGKDSAMQILSSHSELEGLLIYDEDGELKVFSTDGVDAVKL from the coding sequence ATGGACAATAGAACTAAGAATATTGTATACTCAGTAGTGCTTTTTGCCCTAATGGGGGCTGTTTGGTTATACAGACAGAATAGTGAGCCTGAAAAAACGACCCACTTTCTGATCGAAGGACAAACGATGGGAACAATTTATCATATCAAGTATATTGATCTCGAAGGAAGAATGTTGAAGGACGAAGTTGATAGCTTGCTTGTTGTATTTAACCAGTCACTGTCAACTTATATCAAGGACTCTGAGATCTCTCGATTCAATGATAATGATAGCTTAGTTTATGAATCGCAGTTCTTTTATCCAATTCTCAAGTCCAGTTATGAGATATACGAAAATACAAATGGAGCATTCGAACCAACTGTTTTGCCTTTAGTAAAAGCTTGGGGGTTTGGTCCAGGAAAACGTCAGGAACTGAATGAGGAAAAGGTGGACTCTCTGATGAGTTATATAGGAATGGATAAAGTTCAATTTGACGACCACCAGGTCAAAAAGACTGAAAAAGGAGTGCAGTTAGACTTCAGTGCTTTGGCAAAGGGGTATGGTGTTGATGTCGTGGCTCAACTACTGGACAAAAAGGGTATTAAGGATTATATGGTTGAGATTGGAGGAGAAGTCGTTTGCCGTGGAGTGAATGAAAAAGGTGATGTATGGGCAATAGGAATAGATAACCCTAAATATCAGGAAGAAGGAGGTAAGGCAGCTTCAGCTATCGTAAAACTGAAAGACAAAGCTTTGGCCACTTCTGGAAATTACCGCAACTTCTATATTAAGGATGGTAAGAAGTATGCACATACACTTGATCCAAGAACAGGGTATCCTGTACAGCACTCACTATTGAGTGCATCTGTTTTTGCTCCTGATTGTATGACAGCAGATGCTTATGCTACTGCTTTTATGGTATTGGGTAAGGATAGTGCCATGCAGATACTTTCTAGTCATAGTGAGTTGGAAGGTTTGTTGATTTACGATGAAGATGGAGAGTTGAAAGTATTTTCAACAGATGGTGTCGATGCTGTGAAGTTGTAA
- a CDS encoding Ezrin/radixin/moesin family protein, with protein sequence MRKLILAVVMVVGTIAATTFTAQAQDKKAEKKERKEWKKKLKQMDPLEFRDLTQEVNVLRGQASGLKSEISKLEKQTGSLKDEIQSKNDKISELEQKLSEASSQPKGDDWTKGVVYKVQVGAFKNERLKDYQEKGAFWEEDEDGLKKYTIAHFRDYNEADHFKKYMRAMGIKDAWIVAYENNVRKDIKDALESQQQNAPAQSKKERSRR encoded by the coding sequence ATGAGAAAACTTATTCTTGCTGTTGTAATGGTTGTGGGTACGATTGCCGCAACAACATTTACTGCTCAAGCGCAGGATAAAAAAGCGGAGAAAAAAGAAAGAAAGGAGTGGAAAAAGAAACTGAAACAAATGGATCCACTTGAATTCCGTGACCTGACACAAGAAGTAAATGTACTTAGAGGACAGGCATCAGGTTTGAAATCAGAAATTTCAAAACTGGAAAAACAAACAGGATCACTTAAAGATGAGATTCAATCTAAGAATGACAAAATCTCAGAACTGGAGCAAAAGCTAAGTGAAGCTAGCTCTCAGCCAAAAGGTGATGATTGGACTAAAGGAGTGGTCTACAAAGTTCAAGTTGGCGCTTTCAAAAATGAGCGTCTGAAAGATTACCAAGAGAAAGGTGCTTTCTGGGAAGAGGACGAAGACGGTCTTAAAAAATATACAATTGCTCATTTCCGTGATTACAACGAAGCGGATCACTTCAAGAAATATATGAGAGCAATGGGCATCAAAGACGCTTGGATTGTTGCTTACGAAAACAATGTAAGAAAAGACATCAAAGACGCTCTTGAAAGCCAGCAGCAAAATGCTCCTGCTCAAAGCAAAAAAGAAAGATCAAGAAGATAA
- a CDS encoding AAA domain-containing protein — translation MQKTLRTFQKRLTNLSSKNRSLLLLKLLKKQHIDLLELDFLENTSSYELIAQVLRTTKSVPVCAVADSRDQHANQVSHQLKDIHRTEKFIYEESGSKDLFIGYPMLEGKLFNDMPIRCPLLFIPVTLESQGNKWLLQRRQDVAITFNKTFLLAYSYFNNIPLDENFIDTDFSQYPSDLIPFLTELYKEVEESALEIHFNQENFESKLVPFWDYKKAEFEEKLGTGQLKLFPQAVLGIFPQADSYLIPDYDQLLEKEHLQEFEDLVGIDLEPQTQAEEKLFTPYPIDASQEDVVKRLKNGQSIVVQGPPGSGKSQLICNLVADYISRGKNVLVVSQKKAALNVVFDRLEEKGLAKFSALVHDHKHDRAKVYDKILNQVEAIEQHQLKNNSLDAIFMERSFTQKCREIEMLTEQLEQFRNGLFSFEECGKSAKELYLSCSAQAPSVSLVEYFKQFHFDEYDQFVNTLKDYVAYYRFDRSSYIWSERKSFAGYGIGELKILKEVLDEVPKFRDEMLQGIKDVLNLEVGFNECERLLDKEREILRFIDLLQDDATFKAFQQSLDYPTSESRLKQYGNKLLNTFGEYGLEKSVDRHELPYWHQQATEAAEVQLNWFKRSRWKMFAEHREDLQELLLKNGLMEGQEHVYDILVARLDNRMNYEHYASELGNLPWVLPLPKDFEKGSIEAWIERHLNALAAKDIFEKLHIGLQFIDITHITFPQLHKILLFIIEKGQVIKNNRTRWINYLDPRMLNKLLRKDINADHLKQTLHDDFEALCAFDNMKDALYAHESGMIEKVLEYNPKATPEESEKLFHNSIHLAWLESQENRYPVLTMVSSGEIEKLEKQLQKALTAKAEMCKEIVLLHARERTYKFIEYNRLGNMVTYRDLKHQVSKKRLVWPMRKLIKHHVNELLDLLPCWIASPESVSTLFPLEKVFDLVIFDEASQCFAEKGIPAMYRGKQVAILGDAKQLSPYDLYQNRWEETEDDDEYNPALEMVSLLDLGERFLPQTMLKGHYRSQSLDLIDFSNQYFYKNRLYFLPEYDKFVQGDKGISFVHVSNGTWQNSTNLPEAEEVVRITIKLLQEGLRNIGIITFNYKQQELIQELLEAQQVRIPDNLFVKNIENVQGDERDIIIFSITYAPDTAGRLRANFGSLNAIGGENRLNVAITRARKKVYVVSSLMPQQLKVDEAKNDGPRLLKRYLEYAFDVSAGEYKPTIAAVSQTPFGLYLRDKIEKADGYLGSLQRDLPFADLSIKTDKHEGLVLTDDDLYFQSISVKESHAYLHFVLTQKGWQAQRFYSREFWKDPEKLIGMVKAFEKSVCLNNENDNRQKAGSPSVPEVETRTEKGEV, via the coding sequence GTGCAGAAGACACTTAGAACATTCCAGAAAAGGCTAACAAACCTTAGCAGCAAAAACCGATCACTGCTCTTACTCAAGTTGCTCAAGAAACAGCACATTGACCTGCTCGAACTTGACTTCTTGGAAAACACGTCTTCTTATGAGTTAATCGCACAAGTGTTGCGTACTACCAAGTCTGTACCTGTCTGTGCTGTAGCAGATAGCCGGGACCAGCACGCCAACCAAGTAAGTCATCAGCTCAAGGACATTCATCGTACAGAAAAATTCATCTATGAAGAAAGTGGCAGCAAGGACCTTTTTATAGGTTATCCGATGCTTGAAGGTAAACTCTTCAATGATATGCCCATACGCTGTCCGCTGCTCTTTATCCCTGTGACATTAGAAAGTCAAGGCAACAAATGGTTGCTACAGCGCAGACAAGACGTAGCGATCACTTTCAACAAAACTTTTCTGCTTGCCTATTCCTATTTCAATAACATTCCGCTTGACGAGAACTTTATCGATACTGACTTCTCACAATATCCATCCGATTTAATTCCATTTCTGACAGAACTTTACAAGGAAGTTGAAGAATCGGCACTTGAAATTCACTTCAATCAAGAAAATTTCGAAAGTAAACTGGTTCCGTTTTGGGATTACAAAAAAGCTGAGTTTGAAGAGAAGTTAGGGACAGGCCAACTCAAGCTTTTCCCCCAAGCTGTTCTTGGCATTTTCCCTCAGGCAGACTCATACTTGATTCCTGACTATGATCAATTATTGGAAAAAGAGCACCTGCAAGAGTTTGAAGACTTGGTGGGAATTGACTTAGAGCCTCAAACACAAGCAGAAGAAAAGCTATTCACACCATATCCGATAGATGCCTCTCAGGAAGATGTTGTCAAAAGACTAAAGAATGGACAGTCAATTGTAGTACAAGGCCCTCCAGGTAGTGGAAAGTCCCAACTGATTTGTAACCTGGTTGCCGACTACATTAGTAGAGGCAAGAATGTTTTGGTCGTTAGCCAAAAGAAAGCTGCCCTCAATGTAGTTTTCGATAGGCTTGAAGAAAAAGGGTTGGCTAAGTTTTCAGCCTTGGTACATGACCATAAACATGACAGAGCAAAAGTCTATGACAAAATCCTGAATCAGGTTGAGGCGATTGAGCAACACCAGCTAAAAAACAACAGTTTGGATGCCATATTCATGGAACGCTCCTTTACACAAAAGTGCAGGGAGATTGAAATGCTGACAGAGCAACTTGAGCAATTCCGCAACGGGCTTTTCTCTTTTGAAGAGTGTGGTAAGTCTGCCAAAGAGCTTTACCTGTCATGTTCAGCCCAAGCTCCATCGGTAAGCCTCGTTGAGTATTTCAAGCAATTCCATTTTGACGAATATGACCAGTTTGTCAATACACTCAAAGACTATGTTGCCTATTACCGATTTGATCGCAGCTCCTATATTTGGTCTGAACGAAAATCATTTGCCGGATATGGTATAGGTGAATTGAAAATACTGAAAGAGGTACTAGATGAGGTGCCGAAGTTCCGTGATGAAATGCTTCAAGGAATTAAAGATGTTCTTAACCTTGAAGTTGGGTTTAATGAATGTGAAAGACTACTTGATAAAGAGCGGGAGATCCTCCGTTTTATTGACTTACTCCAAGACGATGCAACATTTAAAGCTTTCCAGCAAAGCTTGGATTACCCTACCTCAGAAAGCAGGTTAAAACAGTACGGGAACAAGCTATTAAACACTTTTGGTGAATATGGATTAGAAAAGTCTGTTGACAGACATGAACTCCCTTATTGGCACCAGCAAGCTACAGAGGCTGCGGAAGTACAACTTAATTGGTTCAAACGCAGTCGTTGGAAGATGTTTGCAGAGCATCGAGAAGACCTTCAGGAGTTATTACTCAAAAACGGCCTGATGGAAGGACAGGAACACGTTTACGATATATTGGTTGCCAGATTGGACAACAGAATGAACTATGAGCACTATGCTTCAGAACTTGGAAACCTTCCTTGGGTACTGCCCCTCCCTAAAGACTTTGAAAAAGGCAGCATTGAAGCTTGGATTGAGCGTCACCTGAATGCGTTAGCAGCTAAAGATATTTTCGAAAAGCTTCACATTGGACTACAGTTTATCGATATCACGCATATCACATTTCCTCAACTGCATAAGATATTACTGTTTATCATTGAGAAAGGGCAGGTTATCAAGAATAACAGGACAAGGTGGATCAACTACCTTGATCCGAGAATGCTAAATAAACTACTCAGAAAAGACATCAATGCAGATCACCTGAAACAAACACTGCACGATGACTTTGAAGCATTGTGTGCTTTTGATAATATGAAAGACGCACTGTATGCTCATGAAAGTGGCATGATTGAAAAAGTACTGGAGTACAATCCAAAGGCAACTCCAGAAGAATCTGAAAAACTGTTCCACAATAGTATCCACCTAGCATGGCTGGAAAGTCAGGAAAACCGTTACCCTGTTCTGACCATGGTATCAAGTGGAGAAATAGAAAAACTGGAAAAGCAGCTTCAAAAAGCACTGACAGCCAAGGCTGAAATGTGTAAGGAAATTGTACTACTGCACGCCAGAGAACGTACCTACAAGTTTATTGAGTATAACAGACTTGGGAACATGGTCACTTACCGAGACCTTAAGCATCAGGTAAGTAAGAAGCGCCTTGTCTGGCCAATGCGAAAACTGATCAAGCACCATGTCAATGAGCTATTGGACTTGTTGCCTTGCTGGATTGCCTCTCCGGAATCCGTATCCACCCTTTTCCCACTTGAAAAGGTATTTGATTTGGTCATATTTGATGAAGCCTCTCAGTGTTTCGCTGAAAAAGGTATTCCTGCCATGTACCGTGGCAAGCAAGTAGCCATTTTGGGCGATGCCAAACAGCTTTCTCCTTACGACTTATATCAGAACCGATGGGAAGAAACGGAAGATGATGATGAGTACAACCCTGCCCTTGAGATGGTTTCTTTATTGGATTTGGGTGAACGGTTTTTACCACAAACTATGCTTAAAGGTCATTATAGAAGTCAGTCTTTGGACCTGATTGATTTCTCTAATCAGTATTTCTATAAAAACAGGCTTTACTTCCTTCCAGAATATGACAAGTTTGTACAAGGAGATAAAGGGATCTCGTTTGTACATGTCAGTAATGGCACATGGCAAAACAGCACTAATCTACCTGAAGCAGAGGAAGTAGTAAGAATTACCATTAAGCTATTACAGGAAGGATTACGAAATATTGGTATAATCACCTTCAACTATAAGCAACAAGAGCTTATACAAGAGTTACTTGAAGCACAACAAGTCCGTATCCCTGACAACCTATTTGTAAAGAATATTGAAAACGTGCAGGGTGATGAAAGAGATATCATTATTTTTTCTATCACCTATGCTCCAGATACAGCAGGAAGACTAAGGGCTAATTTTGGTTCACTGAATGCTATTGGTGGAGAAAACAGGTTGAATGTAGCGATTACCCGTGCAAGGAAAAAAGTATATGTTGTCAGTAGCCTAATGCCACAACAACTCAAAGTTGATGAAGCTAAAAATGATGGTCCAAGGTTACTGAAACGTTATTTGGAATACGCATTTGATGTATCAGCAGGAGAATACAAACCAACCATTGCTGCCGTAAGTCAAACACCTTTTGGACTTTACCTAAGAGATAAAATTGAGAAAGCGGATGGATACTTAGGTTCATTACAACGGGATTTACCTTTTGCTGACCTTTCTATCAAAACTGATAAACATGAAGGTTTGGTACTGACTGACGACGACCTTTACTTCCAAAGCATTTCGGTTAAGGAATCGCACGCCTACCTACATTTTGTATTGACTCAAAAAGGATGGCAAGCACAAAGGTTCTACAGTAGGGAATTCTGGAAAGACCCCGAAAAGCTTATTGGTATGGTAAAAGCATTTGAAAAAAGTGTCTGCCTGAATAATGAAAATGATAATCGTCAAAAAGCAGGAAGTCCTTCAGTACCTGAAGTTGAAACCAGAACAGAAAAAGGAGAAGTCTAG
- the rplP gene encoding 50S ribosomal protein L16 has translation MLQPKRVKFRKTQKGRVKGVAQRGHTIAFGSFGLKALEPGWITSRQIEAARIAINRAMKREGQVWIRIFPDKPVTSKPAEVRMGKGKGAPSYWVATVKPGTILFESEGVSLERAQESMRLAAQKLPISVKFVVRPDYVG, from the coding sequence ATGTTACAGCCAAAAAGAGTAAAGTTTAGAAAGACGCAGAAAGGAAGAGTGAAAGGTGTCGCTCAGAGAGGCCACACGATCGCTTTCGGTAGCTTTGGTCTGAAGGCGCTGGAGCCAGGATGGATCACTTCCAGACAAATCGAAGCTGCGCGTATTGCGATTAACAGAGCGATGAAAAGGGAAGGTCAGGTTTGGATCCGTATTTTTCCAGATAAGCCAGTGACTTCGAAGCCAGCTGAGGTTCGTATGGGTAAAGGTAAAGGTGCTCCTTCATATTGGGTAGCGACTGTAAAACCAGGTACGATCCTGTTCGAGTCTGAAGGTGTATCATTGGAGAGAGCTCAGGAATCAATGAGACTTGCTGCTCAGAAACTTCCAATCAGCGTGAAATTTGTGGTTAGACCAGACTACGTAGGATAA
- a CDS encoding DNA alkylation repair protein → MAEPLKNIYSESFIRLLSEQLESIIPDFNKSEFTEKIYDETWDTLELKSRMRHISHTLHLFLPKPFPKAVNSILALTQELKKLDIGGMGLAYMFLPDYIEAYGLEHTELSLEAFEEIVNICSPEFAIRPFILQDENTVMTKMYQWAESPNYLLRRFASEGCRPRLPWAMALPAFKNDPSPIMPILEKLKADDTLFVRKSVANNLNDISKDHPELLVKTVKKWQHQHQHTDWILKHASRTLLKQGHKDILPLFGLVSPDDISVELTNISSPITIGNDGIFAFTIQNNASNVMLLRIEYAIDYLKANGKHNRKVFKLSEITIGAKQTLKYSRKQSFANMTTRKHYKGLHRLSIIINGIEKATTDFELM, encoded by the coding sequence ATGGCTGAACCTCTCAAAAACATTTACTCCGAAAGTTTCATTAGGCTACTTTCTGAACAACTCGAAAGCATTATCCCTGACTTCAATAAATCTGAATTTACAGAAAAAATATACGATGAAACATGGGATACACTCGAACTGAAAAGTCGTATGAGACATATTAGTCATACACTTCATCTTTTTTTACCAAAGCCATTTCCTAAAGCAGTAAACTCTATCCTTGCATTAACCCAAGAGTTGAAAAAGCTTGATATCGGTGGTATGGGATTGGCATATATGTTTTTACCAGACTATATCGAGGCTTATGGATTGGAACACACTGAACTCTCTTTAGAAGCATTTGAGGAAATAGTCAATATATGTAGCCCTGAATTCGCAATACGTCCTTTCATTCTTCAAGATGAAAATACTGTTATGACAAAAATGTATCAATGGGCTGAGAGTCCTAACTACCTGTTGAGACGTTTTGCCAGCGAAGGTTGTCGTCCCAGACTCCCTTGGGCGATGGCTTTACCTGCTTTCAAAAATGACCCTTCTCCAATTATGCCTATTTTGGAAAAGCTTAAAGCAGACGATACCCTCTTTGTTAGAAAAAGTGTCGCCAACAATCTCAATGATATCTCAAAAGACCACCCTGAGTTGCTGGTAAAAACAGTTAAGAAATGGCAACATCAGCACCAACATACAGACTGGATACTCAAACATGCAAGCCGTACACTACTCAAGCAAGGTCATAAAGACATCTTACCTCTATTTGGGCTAGTCTCTCCTGATGATATCTCTGTTGAACTTACAAACATCTCATCTCCAATTACAATTGGAAATGATGGGATATTCGCTTTTACAATCCAAAACAATGCTTCAAACGTGATGCTATTACGGATCGAATACGCCATTGACTATTTGAAAGCCAATGGAAAACATAACCGAAAGGTTTTTAAACTTTCTGAAATAACTATTGGTGCAAAACAGACATTAAAGTACAGTCGCAAACAATCCTTTGCCAATATGACAACCCGCAAGCACTACAAGGGTTTACACCGACTGTCAATTATCATTAATGGTATAGAAAAAGCTACAACAGACTTTGAACTGATGTAA
- a CDS encoding L-lactate dehydrogenase, with product MKNPGNNKVVLIGTGFVGMSYAYAMLNQGGAGAREFVLIDVDKEKAIGEAMDLNHGLAFAPRALRIWAGDYKDCADADLVVISAGISQQKGETRLELLTRNAAIFHDIVEEVMSSGFNGIFLVATNPVDIMTYLTWKYSGLPQHRVIGSGTTLDTARLRYMLGDRLNVNPKNVHAYIMGEHGDSEFAPWSVAMVGVKPILKYVFDKQLDFAELEKTYEGVRDAAYHIIEKKKATYYGIGMALTSITEAILNNSSSILSISCYLDGQYGITDVYMGVPSILHRNGVKEIMELSLTAEDLGKLHASAHILQNTIKSVIDKEELQQKPKKAPETKKTTSSQTATKKAPPKKKSK from the coding sequence ATGAAAAATCCTGGAAACAATAAAGTTGTTCTGATCGGAACAGGGTTCGTCGGAATGTCATATGCCTATGCAATGCTCAACCAAGGTGGTGCCGGTGCCCGTGAATTTGTACTTATTGATGTAGACAAAGAAAAAGCTATTGGAGAGGCAATGGACCTCAATCATGGACTTGCTTTTGCGCCACGAGCTCTTCGAATTTGGGCTGGAGACTATAAAGACTGTGCAGATGCCGATCTTGTGGTGATTTCAGCAGGGATATCCCAACAAAAAGGAGAAACAAGACTCGAGTTGTTAACCCGAAATGCCGCCATCTTCCACGATATTGTTGAGGAAGTCATGTCAAGTGGTTTCAATGGGATATTCTTAGTTGCTACTAACCCCGTTGATATTATGACCTATCTTACATGGAAATACTCTGGACTTCCGCAGCATAGGGTTATTGGGTCAGGCACCACTCTCGATACAGCCCGATTAAGATATATGCTGGGAGATAGATTGAATGTTAACCCTAAAAACGTACATGCCTATATCATGGGCGAACACGGAGACAGTGAGTTTGCTCCTTGGTCAGTAGCAATGGTGGGTGTTAAACCTATTCTCAAATATGTATTTGATAAACAGCTTGACTTCGCTGAACTAGAAAAAACATATGAGGGTGTTCGAGATGCAGCCTATCATATTATAGAAAAAAAGAAAGCGACTTATTATGGCATAGGTATGGCTTTAACCTCCATTACGGAAGCGATACTTAATAACTCTAGCTCCATACTTTCCATTTCCTGTTACCTTGATGGGCAATACGGAATTACAGATGTCTATATGGGCGTTCCATCTATACTACACAGAAACGGAGTGAAAGAAATAATGGAACTTAGTCTCACCGCAGAAGACCTGGGAAAACTTCATGCTTCAGCTCATATCCTACAAAACACTATCAAGTCAGTAATAGATAAGGAAGAACTTCAGCAAAAACCTAAAAAAGCCCCAGAAACGAAAAAGACAACCTCTTCACAAACTGCGACCAAAAAGGCTCCTCCAAAAAAGAAAAGTAAATAA
- the rpmC gene encoding 50S ribosomal protein L29, with the protein MKTKELKDQIKKMSAEELSAKINESQKQLEELQFAHAVTPIESPATIRSLKKEIARMKTVLHEKVTAELNEKVAAESVTRESVSEFLQKNKFAAPVNKKMVLRAINK; encoded by the coding sequence ATGAAGACGAAAGAACTGAAAGATCAAATCAAGAAAATGTCTGCTGAGGAGTTGTCTGCTAAGATCAACGAATCACAGAAGCAACTGGAGGAGCTGCAATTTGCTCATGCCGTGACACCAATTGAGAGTCCGGCAACTATCAGGTCTCTGAAGAAGGAGATTGCAAGAATGAAAACTGTTCTTCACGAGAAAGTTACTGCTGAGTTGAACGAGAAAGTAGCAGCAGAGTCAGTGACACGTGAGTCAGTAAGCGAATTCCTGCAGAAAAACAAGTTCGCAGCGCCAGTTAACAAGAAAATGGTGTTGAGAGCGATCAACAAGTAA